Proteins found in one Candidatus Thorarchaeota archaeon genomic segment:
- a CDS encoding Ni/Fe hydrogenase subunit alpha gives MTDERTIRIEPVTRLEGHGELTIKLGKGGKVKDVQFNISSTRFFEKFLEGRLAEEVPRIAERICGICPVPHLLASVKAVEAAWDVNPPKPAEKVRRLFLNAKQLSSHGLHFFALAAPDFLAGPFADPSQRNVVNIIKSLPDVGKLALQIMEYGQDLVCAIGGKSIHPVTATPGGMLNPFSEEHRDNFLERMEDLKEWTTDTVKLAKKVVDDYWDVIENFAVVPTYYLGMHYRGNYEIYDGRLRVMNPEGEIVENFPAKRYRKYYGEHVPNHSYATHIYYKPAGYPEGVWRANSLARINVADKMPTPLAQEALEEFREKLGRPTHATFAYHWARVIEMIQAVEEMEKLLQDPDIVSTDVKLSDVEPKKGNGVGVVEAPRGTLLHHYWTDERGIVTKTNLVVATNNNIGGIEKSLMKAAKQVFENKEHENLNLPDPMIK, from the coding sequence ATGACAGACGAGAGGACAATCCGGATTGAGCCTGTAACCCGGCTTGAAGGACATGGAGAACTTACAATCAAGCTTGGTAAAGGAGGAAAGGTGAAGGACGTTCAATTCAACATTTCCAGTACCCGTTTCTTCGAAAAGTTCCTAGAAGGGCGTCTGGCCGAAGAAGTCCCAAGGATAGCAGAGCGGATTTGTGGTATCTGTCCCGTGCCACATCTTCTCGCATCAGTGAAAGCGGTGGAAGCCGCATGGGATGTAAATCCACCAAAACCAGCCGAGAAGGTTCGCCGGTTGTTCTTGAACGCCAAACAGCTATCCTCCCATGGACTTCACTTCTTCGCGCTAGCTGCTCCTGATTTTCTAGCAGGACCATTCGCAGATCCATCACAGCGTAATGTTGTCAATATAATCAAGTCACTTCCAGACGTAGGTAAGCTTGCTCTCCAAATCATGGAATACGGCCAAGACCTGGTCTGCGCAATAGGTGGAAAATCAATCCATCCTGTCACTGCCACACCAGGTGGTATGCTCAATCCGTTCTCAGAGGAACATAGAGACAACTTCCTCGAAAGAATGGAAGACCTAAAGGAATGGACCACTGATACTGTCAAGCTTGCAAAGAAAGTTGTTGATGATTACTGGGACGTTATCGAGAATTTCGCAGTTGTGCCAACATACTATCTCGGTATGCACTACCGCGGAAATTACGAAATCTATGATGGCCGCTTGCGTGTTATGAATCCTGAAGGAGAAATCGTTGAGAACTTCCCTGCCAAAAGATACAGAAAGTACTATGGCGAGCATGTTCCTAATCACTCCTATGCAACTCATATCTACTACAAACCAGCTGGGTATCCAGAGGGTGTCTGGCGAGCAAACAGCCTCGCAAGAATCAATGTAGCAGATAAGATGCCGACTCCACTGGCGCAGGAAGCGCTTGAGGAATTCAGAGAGAAACTCGGAAGGCCTACGCACGCTACGTTTGCTTATCACTGGGCCCGGGTCATCGAGATGATACAAGCAGTTGAAGAGATGGAAAAACTGCTCCAGGATCCTGACATTGTCAGTACAGATGTGAAGCTCAGTGACGTTGAACCCAAGAAGGGTAATGGCGTGGGTGTTGTGGAAGCCCCACGAGGAACGCTGCTTCATCATTATTGGACAGACGAAAGAGGTATAGTAACGAAAACAAACCTCGTAGTTGCGACCAATAACAATATAGGCGGCATTGAGAAAAGCCTGATGAAAGCAGCCAAACAAGTGTTCGAGAACAAAGAGCACGAAAACCTGAACCTACCCGATCCTATGATCAAATAA
- a CDS encoding F420-nonreducing hydrogenase codes for MAKRVAFTQLTSCWGCDQSLVDLHLGLLDVIPELEIVYWPAVVDYKLKDLENLPDQSIEFGFVEGSCRTKEDEHLLKVMREKSQTLIAWGSCSCYGGVQGLGNQWSIDELMERKFKTADTVTNGRIPEENMPGFTDHIKANTEIVPFELRIPGCPPTPENTLEGLTALLQGEEYELPNKTVCDECPKEREHKTITEFHRTHEGKIDPDRCLLDQGYLCLGFATISLCGAQCPKVNTPCKGCFGPPPGVIDHGAKIISALGSVVDMDAEELREYFPDTIGSFYFTDYASSYLSKITSRKKKEETT; via the coding sequence ATGGCCAAGCGCGTTGCATTCACACAGCTGACTTCTTGCTGGGGCTGTGACCAATCGTTAGTTGATTTGCATCTGGGTCTGTTAGACGTGATTCCTGAACTGGAAATCGTCTACTGGCCAGCGGTTGTAGATTACAAGCTGAAAGATCTTGAAAATCTGCCAGACCAATCTATTGAATTTGGTTTTGTCGAAGGAAGTTGTAGAACAAAAGAAGATGAACATCTCCTGAAGGTGATGAGGGAAAAAAGCCAGACTCTCATTGCATGGGGATCTTGCTCGTGTTACGGTGGTGTTCAAGGTCTTGGGAATCAGTGGAGCATAGATGAACTCATGGAACGCAAATTCAAGACAGCCGATACTGTCACGAATGGACGAATCCCTGAGGAAAATATGCCAGGTTTCACAGATCACATAAAGGCGAATACCGAAATCGTACCTTTCGAGTTGAGGATTCCTGGCTGTCCTCCCACACCTGAGAATACCCTTGAAGGACTTACAGCTTTACTCCAGGGAGAAGAGTACGAACTCCCAAACAAGACAGTCTGTGATGAATGTCCAAAAGAACGAGAGCATAAAACAATAACAGAGTTTCACCGCACTCATGAAGGAAAGATAGACCCAGACCGATGTCTCCTGGATCAGGGCTACCTTTGCCTTGGCTTCGCTACTATCAGCTTGTGTGGAGCCCAATGTCCAAAGGTTAACACACCCTGCAAGGGGTGCTTCGGCCCGCCACCAGGTGTAATCGATCACGGAGCAAAAATAATCTCTGCACTCGGTTCCGTCGTAGATATGGACGCCGAAGAACTCCGAGAATACTTCCCAGATACAATTGGTTCATTCTACTTCACAGATTATGCTAGTTCGTATCTCTCGAAGATAACATCTCGAAAGAAAAAGGAGGAGACCACATGA
- a CDS encoding hydrogenase iron-sulfur subunit: MKADSSDKESFEPRILAFCCNWCSYAGADLAGTSRMQMPPNVRIIRVNCTGRVDPSFILKALGQGADGVLISGCHPGDCHYTSGNLKMKARYTLLQDALQQAGIDPERVHLQWASAAEGDVFAEGVRQMVKRIKKLGPNPARKSD, from the coding sequence ATGAAGGCTGACAGTAGCGATAAAGAGAGCTTCGAGCCCAGAATTCTGGCCTTCTGTTGTAACTGGTGCTCCTACGCAGGAGCTGATCTTGCAGGAACTAGCAGAATGCAGATGCCCCCCAATGTGCGTATTATCCGCGTAAATTGTACCGGGCGTGTAGATCCGAGTTTCATCCTCAAAGCTCTTGGTCAGGGTGCAGATGGAGTGCTCATATCAGGTTGTCATCCAGGAGATTGTCATTATACGAGCGGTAATCTCAAGATGAAAGCCAGATATACACTTCTTCAGGATGCCCTACAACAAGCCGGAATAGACCCGGAACGGGTTCATCTTCAATGGGCAAGTGCCGCTGAAGGTGATGTTTTTGCTGAAGGTGTGAGACAGATGGTTAAACGGATTAAGAAGCTGGGACCAAATCCAGCCAGGAAGAGTGACTGA